The following coding sequences are from one Arthrobacter sp. 24S4-2 window:
- a CDS encoding M18 family aminopeptidase: MPSHATAADHIRDLGAYVSASPSSFHAVQEAARRLDEAGFTGLDELEAWPAAAGAGAAGRFYVVRDGALIAWVTPENAGPTTGFNVLGAHTDSPSFKLKPKPTTGKFGWLQAGVEVYGGPLLNSWLDRELQLAGRLVMLDGTQCLTATGPLLRFPQLAIHLDRAVNDGLALDKQQHMNPVFGLGDPAGEDLLALLAQRATAAGPDSAPVDPAQIGGYDVVIADTQPAAVFGAKGEFFASGRLDNLSATHAGLAALIAHAEAPAKNSSGTGSSGNRAASAPIAVLAAFDHEEIGSNSRSGACGPLLEDILVRISDSLGASPSQRRQALAASFCVSADAGHAVHPNYAERHDPVNRPVLNGGPLLKINANQRYATDGPGAAFWARLCGEAGVPYQEFVSNNVIPCGSTIGPLTATRLGIRTVDVGVPLLSMHSARELCGVEDPFRLARVTELFFRTAAS, translated from the coding sequence ATGCCTTCCCACGCCACTGCCGCAGACCACATCCGGGACCTCGGCGCGTATGTCAGCGCGTCGCCGTCGAGCTTCCATGCCGTACAGGAAGCCGCCCGGCGGCTGGACGAGGCAGGCTTCACCGGCCTGGACGAGCTCGAGGCGTGGCCTGCCGCGGCGGGTGCAGGCGCGGCAGGCCGGTTCTATGTGGTCCGGGACGGTGCGCTGATCGCCTGGGTGACGCCGGAGAACGCTGGCCCCACCACCGGGTTCAACGTCCTCGGTGCGCACACTGACTCGCCGTCGTTCAAGCTCAAGCCCAAGCCCACCACGGGCAAATTCGGCTGGCTGCAGGCCGGTGTGGAGGTCTATGGTGGGCCGCTGCTCAACTCCTGGCTGGACCGGGAACTGCAGCTGGCGGGGCGGCTGGTGATGCTGGACGGCACCCAATGCCTGACGGCCACCGGACCCCTGCTTCGGTTCCCGCAGCTGGCCATCCACCTGGACCGTGCGGTCAACGACGGGCTTGCGCTGGACAAGCAGCAGCACATGAATCCCGTCTTCGGCCTCGGCGATCCGGCAGGTGAGGACCTCCTCGCGTTGCTGGCGCAACGGGCCACCGCAGCGGGCCCGGACTCCGCGCCGGTGGATCCCGCCCAGATCGGCGGGTACGACGTCGTCATTGCGGACACGCAGCCCGCTGCGGTTTTCGGGGCCAAAGGTGAGTTCTTCGCCTCCGGCCGGCTGGACAACCTGTCCGCCACGCACGCCGGGCTGGCGGCGCTGATCGCACATGCCGAGGCTCCGGCAAAGAATTCTTCGGGGACGGGATCTTCGGGGAACCGCGCCGCTTCAGCGCCGATCGCCGTGCTCGCCGCCTTCGACCACGAGGAGATCGGCTCCAACTCACGCTCAGGTGCCTGCGGGCCGCTGCTCGAGGACATCCTGGTGCGCATCTCGGACAGCCTTGGTGCTTCGCCGAGCCAGCGACGGCAGGCCCTGGCGGCGTCGTTCTGTGTGTCGGCGGACGCCGGCCACGCCGTCCACCCGAACTACGCCGAGCGCCACGATCCCGTCAACCGTCCGGTCCTCAATGGCGGACCCCTGCTGAAGATCAACGCCAACCAGCGCTACGCCACTGACGGGCCCGGGGCAGCTTTCTGGGCGCGGCTGTGCGGCGAGGCCGGGGTTCCGTACCAGGAGTTCGTCTCCAACAACGTCATACCGTGCGGGTCCACCATCGGACCACTGACGGCGACGCGGCTGGGCATCAGGACGGTGGACGTGGGGGTGCCGCTTCTGTCGATGCACTCCGCCCGCGAACTATGCGGCGTCGAGGACCCATTTCGGCTGGCCCGGGTGACCGAACTGTTCTTCCGGACGGCGGCTTCATAG
- a CDS encoding intradiol ring-cleavage dioxygenase: protein MTTSPQPPREPHPNHDRGLEFDLSTLISRRSLGLFFGAGTAATALAACTPGGSTSGAGSTASASASSSATTTATPTASASATPSASPTLTRAIAECGVEIPQETAGPYPGDGSNGPNVLEASGVVRQDITSSFGTSSAKAEGIPLTVTLTLLDNANGCKPLAGAAVYAWHCDRDGKYSMYDSGLENENFLRGVQEADANGQVTFITIYPGAYNGRWPHIHFEVFESMSNATLAGQVLAVSQIAMTEAACNEVYASAGYESSARNFPNTTLSSDNVFGDDGGIYQLATMSGSVAAGYAAGLNVTV from the coding sequence ATGACCACTTCACCGCAGCCTCCCCGCGAACCCCACCCCAACCATGACCGCGGCCTGGAGTTCGACCTCTCCACCCTGATCAGCCGCCGTTCCCTGGGACTGTTCTTCGGCGCCGGCACGGCGGCCACCGCCCTTGCGGCGTGCACTCCGGGAGGGTCCACCTCCGGGGCCGGCAGCACGGCGTCGGCCTCCGCCAGCAGTTCAGCAACCACGACGGCGACGCCCACCGCTTCCGCGTCAGCTACGCCCTCGGCGTCCCCCACGCTTACGCGTGCCATCGCCGAGTGCGGAGTGGAAATTCCGCAGGAAACCGCGGGACCCTATCCGGGGGACGGCTCCAACGGGCCCAACGTCCTGGAAGCCTCAGGCGTGGTCCGGCAGGACATCACCTCAAGCTTCGGGACCTCGAGCGCCAAGGCCGAAGGCATCCCGCTGACAGTTACCCTGACGCTTCTGGACAACGCCAACGGCTGCAAGCCCCTCGCAGGTGCAGCTGTTTACGCCTGGCATTGCGACCGCGACGGGAAGTACTCCATGTACGATTCCGGCCTGGAGAATGAGAACTTCCTCCGCGGGGTGCAGGAAGCCGACGCCAACGGGCAGGTCACGTTCATCACCATCTACCCCGGCGCCTACAACGGCCGCTGGCCCCATATCCACTTCGAGGTTTTCGAGTCCATGAGCAACGCCACGCTGGCCGGGCAGGTGCTGGCGGTCTCCCAGATCGCCATGACCGAGGCGGCCTGCAACGAGGTTTACGCCTCGGCCGGCTACGAATCCAGCGCCCGGAACTTTCCCAACACCACGCTCAGTTCGGACAACGTCTTTGGCGACGACGGCGGAATCTACCAGCTGGCCACCATGTCCGGCTCGGTGGCAGCCGGATACGCAGCCGGGCTCAACGTCACGGTCTAG